From Anas platyrhynchos isolate ZD024472 breed Pekin duck chromosome 16, IASCAAS_PekinDuck_T2T, whole genome shotgun sequence, a single genomic window includes:
- the CCDC62 gene encoding coiled-coil domain-containing protein 62 isoform X4: MNPARPRSASPQKFSPSFESSTIEKQRRELQVLIAELKDREEELNAMVAVHQRERLAWEDDRQKILTLAERCTLLNNELNKRNDIIKSLTKKLKLLESQQSDSKAICEITQQKFKELSQKLIDVTLHCQGLEEENQILRCSVLELSAKKGQLQAREQELLKKLELKGEAVLETTDYIAEFTSKLKLESALRAAKAEEFSLNKEKQDLRLRLRELILETDKLKDDLCEKMKENNKQQEEIIHLKQENVVLKNELALNVEKAKRKDQLLQFAKSKQVRTDTELSSLRQQIYVKQQRDLQFLHVNLENSQELRQKHEKVAYERSIGTVFPAPESNIQTESVRTDGTHRVCEDHGTAQVPKSRVENTSEMCEVDNRLLLDASGLEKTTSARLNRCQKVVKGLAVEEEEKQDVASSSDELDSKLFYEANNTRLLRNREISENEVESRDQQTFESSSPEYWLNINSCVDSQNTLIQNATSDKADNENKIWEERTGIVFGQKSKETSVAIHTSESESFSSNFIIKKDARWKPVSDPEWLKIFKPVKGNGSKLQRKDCNCPKTAEEMKYASSKSEENVDLNSFHSDSPRCLTSTHKGDRPQRCEKFSDANSSLDIGCLLPHK; the protein is encoded by the exons aTGAACCCGGCCCGGCCGCGCTCCGCTTCGcctcag AAATTCAGCCCGAGCTTTGAGAGCAGCACCATTGAGAAGCAGAGGCGAGAGCTCCAGGTTTTAATCGCAGAACTGAAGGATCGAGAGGAGGAGCTGAATGCCATGGTTGCCGTGCATCAGAGGGAGCGCCTCGCCTGGGAAGATGATCGGCAAAAAATACTGACTCTGGCAGAACGATGCACCTTGCTAAACA atgaacTGAACAAGAGAAATGACATTATAAAATCATTAACCAAAAAGTTAAAGCTCTTAGAATCTCAGCAGAGTGACAGTAAGGCAATATGTGAAATTACACAACAGAAGTTTAAAGAGCTGTCTCAAAAACTAATAGATGTGACTCTTCACTGTCAGGGTCTGGAG GAGGAAAATCAAATTCTCCGCTGCTCCGTTTTGGAACTGTCTGCTAAGAAAGGTCAGCTGCAAGCTAGAGAACAGGAGCTTCTTAAAAAGCTTGAGCTGAAG GGAGAGGCTGTACTTGAAACAACTGATTACATTGCTGAGTTTACATCTAAATTAAAGCTGGAGAGTGCACTGCGTGCAGCAAAGGCAGAAGAATTCAGTCTcaacaaagaaaagcaggacCTCAGACTGAGACTGAGAGAACTAATACTTGAAACAGATAAGCTGAAAG atgaCCTCTgtgaaaagatgaaagaaaataataaacagcaggaagaaatcaTTCACCTCAAACAAGAAAATGTCGTCTTGAAGAATGAACTTGCACTTAATG ttgagaaagcaaagagaaaggatCAACTTCTTCAGTTTGCCAAGTCTAAACAAGTACGGACTGACACGGAGCTATCAAGTTTGCGACAG CAGATCTATGTAAAACAGCAGCGTGACTTGCAGTTTCTTCATGTCAACTTGGAGAACTCTCAGGAATTACGGCAAAAGCATGAAAAGGTGGCGTATGAAAGGAG CATAGGTACGGTGTTCCCTGCTCCTGAAAGTAACATCCAAACAGAGTCGGTTAGGACTGACGGTACCCACAGGGTATGCGAGGATCATGGAACTGCACAAGTTCCGAAAAGCAGGGTAGAAAACACCTCTGAGATGTGTGAAGTTGATAATAGACTGTTACTGGATGCATCAGGCTTGGAGAAAACTACATCAGCACGCTTAAATCGGTGTCAAAAAGTTGTGAAAGGCTtggcagtggaagaagaagaaaagcaggatGTTGCATCAAGCTCTGATGAGCTAGACAGCAAGCTATTTTATGAGGCAAACAACACGAGGCTGTTGAGAAACAGGGAAATCTCTGAGAATGAAGTGGAAAGCAGAGACCAGCAAACTTTTGAGTCATCTTCACCTGAATATTGGCTTAACATCAATTCTTGTGTAGATTCGCAAAATACCTTGATCCAGAACGCCACATCTGACAAAGctgataatgaaaataaaatctgggaAGAGAGAACTGGAATTGTATTTGGTCAAAAAAGCAAAGAGACCTCTGTTGCAATTCACACATCTGAATCTGAGTCATTTAGTAGTAActtcattattaaaaaagatGCAAGGTGGAAGCCCGTATCAGATCCAGAATGGCTGAAGATTTTCAAACCTGTAAAAGGGAATGGAAGTAAATTGCAGAGAAAAGATTGCAACTGTCCCAAGACTGCAGAAGAGATGAAATATGCCAGTTCAAAAAG